From SAR202 cluster bacterium:
AGCCCCGGGTAGTTCTTCTACCCATCCAATCCACCAATCGCCATCTCGTTCATAGACAGCCGAAAACGTCATCGTCATGCACCGCTACTCCTAACTTCTTCTCCTGCGGAAATCATATCATAGCCATTTATTCTGCATTACAGTCGGTGAACCGCTTCCCCATTGACACCCTATCCGGCCCTCCCTATCATTTTCACGTCCCCCACAACCGACCAAGGAGTCTTCATGCCTGACCTCCGCAAAGCCGCCGCCATCGTCGGCATTTACGAGCACCCCGCTCGCTACGCCCCCGACAAAAGCGAGCTCCTCATCCAGGCCGAATGCATCATCAAGGCCCTGGAAGACGCCGGCCTCTCCAAAAAGGACGTGGACGCGGTCTTCTCCTCTTCCATGGGCGTCCGAATGCCCAGCATCCCCCTCTGCGACTACCTGGACCTCTCCCCCAAATATGCCGACGACACCTCCGTCGGCGGCGCATCCTTCGAGTTCCATCTAGGCCACGCCCTCGCCGCCATCCACGCCGGTATCATTGACGTCGCCGTCATCACCTACTGTACCCTCCCTCGCTCCGGCGGCATCTCCATCGGCACCGGCGGCGCGGCGCGACTCGGCCCGCCCAAGCTCAACCCTTCGCCCGACAGCTTCGAGGAGCTTTACGGCTTCACCACCGTCGGCCTCTACGCCATGCTGGCTATGCGCCACATGCACCTCTACGGTACCAAGCCTGAGCATCTGGCCGAGATTGCCGTCACCATGCGCAAGCACGCCGGCCTCAACCCCTACGCCATGTATCGAGATCCCATCACCACCCAAGACGTCCTTAACTCTCGCATGATCTCCGACCCACTCCATCTCCTTGATTGCTGCGTCATCAGCGACGGCGGCGGCGCCGTCGTCGTCGCCTCCCCCAAGGTCGCCCGCCAGGCCAAGCACACCCCCGTATGGGTCCTCGGCCAGGCCGAAGGTATCAAGCACCAGGGCGCTGGCCGCCGCGACCTCATGTACCTCGCCGCCTCCGAGACCGCTCCCCGCGCCATCGGCATGGCCGGCGTTAAGCATGACGACTTCGACATGGCTATGGTCTACGACTCTTTCACCATCACCGTCCTCATGACGCTGGAAGACCTGGGCTTCTGCAAGAAGGGCGAGGGCGGAGACTTTGTCTCCGGCGGGCGCATCGCCCTCGGCGGCCAGCTCCCCATCAACACCGACGGCGGCGGCCTCTCCTCCAACCACCCTGGCATGCGCGGCATCTTCCTATTATTAGAGGCTACCCGCCAGCTTCGACACGAATTCAAAGGCACGCCCCGCCAGGTGCCGGACTGCAAGCTTGCGCTAGTCCACGGCACCGGCGGCACCATCGGCGCACGCCACAGCGGCGGCACCGTAGTTCTAGGGAGGGACTAATTATGGCTGATTGGAAGCGACCACTGCCCGCCCTCGTCGGCGAGACCCTGCCCTTCTGGGAGGCCGCCCGCCGAGGCGAGCTCTTAATCCAGCGCTGCGACGACTGCAAGCAGTACCAGTGGTACCCGCGAGGCATCTGCGCCAACTGCTTCACCGGCAAAATCAAATGGGTCAAGGCCTCCGGCAAAGGAAAAGTCTGGACCTTCACCGTCACCCGACAGAACCGCACCCCCGGCTTCGATGAAGGCCC
This genomic window contains:
- a CDS encoding thiolase; the protein is MPDLRKAAAIVGIYEHPARYAPDKSELLIQAECIIKALEDAGLSKKDVDAVFSSSMGVRMPSIPLCDYLDLSPKYADDTSVGGASFEFHLGHALAAIHAGIIDVAVITYCTLPRSGGISIGTGGAARLGPPKLNPSPDSFEELYGFTTVGLYAMLAMRHMHLYGTKPEHLAEIAVTMRKHAGLNPYAMYRDPITTQDVLNSRMISDPLHLLDCCVISDGGGAVVVASPKVARQAKHTPVWVLGQAEGIKHQGAGRRDLMYLAASETAPRAIGMAGVKHDDFDMAMVYDSFTITVLMTLEDLGFCKKGEGGDFVSGGRIALGGQLPINTDGGGLSSNHPGMRGIFLLLEATRQLRHEFKGTPRQVPDCKLALVHGTGGTIGARHSGGTVVLGRD
- a CDS encoding Zn-ribbon domain-containing OB-fold protein; translated protein: MADWKRPLPALVGETLPFWEAARRGELLIQRCDDCKQYQWYPRGICANCFTGKIKWVKASGKGKVWTFTVTRQNRTPGFDEGPYVLALVELDEGVKMFSNIVECDPKQVKIGMPVQVTFTKATDQVSVPFFKPA